TGCTTACTTAGATAGGCAAACACCCCGAGAGACACTCGAGAGTGGGTCTGTCGACCCGCTCTTTTTTGTCTATCCATCACACTCCTCCACACTCATGACAAACGATATCAAAGCTTTAATTGACTACTACGAGAGGGAAAAAGGGCTCTCCCGTGAAAAAATTCTTCTCGCTCTGGAATCCGCTTTTCTCTCCGCCTACCGCAAGATGGTTCCCGGCTCCGGCAGCATCAACTACCTGAGGGCTGAAATCAACGTGGACAAGGGGAAGGTGCGCATCTTTGCGGATCTGGAAGTGGTGCCGGATGAAGAATACTCCGACAAGTTCAACCAAATCCCCCTCTCCCTGGCCGTCAAGCTGGACCGGAACGCCGTCCTGCACGACCTGCTGCCCACCAACATCACGCCGAAGGGCTTTGGCCGCATCGCGGTACAGACTGCCCGCCAGACCATGCTCCAGAAGCTGCTGGATGCGGAAAAGGAAATGCTTTACGACGAGTTCAAGGACCGCGCCGGCGATCTGGTGACGGGCACCATCCGCCGCTTTGAAAAGGGGGACATCTTTGTGGACCTCGGCAAATTCGAGGGCGTCATGACCTCCCGCGAACGCGTGCCGAATGAAGACTACAGCGTCGGCGACCGCATGCGCTTCTACGTGGTGGAAGTGCGCACGGAAGCCCGCGGACCGGAAGTCATCCTCTCCCGCAGCCATCCGAATCTGGTGCGCCGCCTCTTTGAATCGGAAGTGGTGGAAATAGGCGACCAGACCGTAGAAATCCACGGCATCGCCCGTGAAGCGGGCTACCGCACCAAGGTGGCCGTCATCAGCCATGACGACAAGGTGGACCCGGTGGGCGCATGCGTAGGCATGCGCGGAGCCCGCGTCAAAAACATTGTCCGGGAGCTCAACAACGAAAAAGTGGACATCCTGGAATGGACGGAGGACCCCGTCATCTTCGTCCGGGAGGCCCTCAGCCCCGTGGAACCGCGGGAAATCACCGTGGACGAGGAAGCCAAAAAAATCTTCGTCATCGTCCAGGACGACAAGGACCTCTCCAAGGCCATCGGCCGCAGGGGCCAGAACGCCCGCCTCACCTCCCGCCTGATGGGCTGGGACGTCCAGGTGCGCGTCTTTGACGTCCAGGAAGCGGAAAAACGCCAGAACCAGGCCGCGGCCGAGGAAGTGATGCGCCAATGCCAGGCCGCCGCAAAGACCCTCAGCGAACAACTGGAAATCCCAGAAGAAACCGCCATGGGCCTAGTGACCATGGGTGGGACGGACCTGGTGGCCCTCACCGGATTTGAAGCTTCCGACATCGCGGAAAGCATGGGCATTCCCGCAGAGGAAGCCGCCCAGATTCTGGACAAGGCCCGGGACCTTATCTCCCAATAACCGTTGAGCGCGGCGCTCAATATCTAACAAACTTAAATTAAGATGCCTAATAAACAAGAAGAGAACGAACCCAAAAAGGAAGTGTTGGATCTGATCGGCGGATCTCCCAAAAAGAAACGCGCACCCCAGCCGGAACCCGCACCGGCGCCATCCCGTCCTGCCCCGGTCAAGAAAGAAGCTCTCGACTTGCTTTCCGGCCCCAAGAAAAAAGCGCCCGCCTCCGCTCCCTCCGAGCCGGCTACCGCCCCTGCCCAGGCCGCACCCGCCGCAGAATCTGCCGCGCCTGCCCCCCAGGAAACGGACTCCGCAGACGATAAAATCATCAACCTCAAGCCGCCCGTCTCCGTCTCCGAGCTGGCAGGCATGCTGCAAGCCAAGCCCTTCCAGATCATCAAGGACCTGATGGGCATGGGCATCTTCGCCAACCCGAATACGCCGCTGGACGCGGACGCCGTCAGCGCCATCTGCGACCTGCACGGCTACACCTTCGCCCGTGAAAAACGGGAAAAGGGCGGCGGCGTCAAGGCCCAGCAGGAACCGGTCAAGGAACCGGAACCCGTGCCGGTGGTGGAAGAACCCAAGGCCACCCTCATCCTGCGCACGCCCATCATCACCGTCATGGGCCATGTGGACCACGGCAAAACCTCCCTGCTGGACTACATCCGCAAGGCGCGCGTAGCCAAGGGGGAAGCCGGGGGCATCACCCAGCACATCGGCGCCTATACGGTGGAATACAACGGCAGCACCCTCACCTTCCTGGATACCCCGGGACACGCCATCTTCACGGAAATGCGCGCCCGCGGCGCGGACGTGACGGACATCGTGGTACTGGTAGTGGCCGCCAATGACGGCATCATGCCCCAGACGAGGGAAGCCATCGCCCACTCCAAGGCGGCCGGCAAAACCATCATCGTGGCCATCAACAAATGCGACCTTCCGGCCGCAGACCCCGTCAAGACCAAGAGCGGCCTGATGGAGGAAGGACTGGTTCCCACGGACTTCGGCGGCGACGTGGAATGCGTGGAAGTCTCCGCCCTGACCGGCGACGGCATCGACGACCTTCTCGGCCTTCTCGTCCTCCAATCGGAAGTGCTCGAACTCCAGGCCAACCCCAAGGCCAACTGCCGCGCCTCCATCATTGAGGCCCGCGTGGAACCCGGCACGGGCAGCTCCGCCACGGCCATCGTGGAAAGCGGCACCATCCGCGTAGGCATGCCCTTCATCTGCGGCCCGTACGCCGGCAAGGTGCGCGCCCTGGTCAACGACCACGGCGAACGCGTCAAAAAGGTGGGGCCCGGCATGCCCGTGGAAATTACCGGCTTTTCCGAAACCCCGAACGTGGGCGACGAACTGGTGGAAATGGAAAACGAACGCGCCGCCAAGAAGCTGGGCGAAGAACGCCAGGAGGAACTGCGCAAGCAGCGCCTGGCCCAGCCCCGCAAGGCCCGCATGGAAGAACTGCTCGCCATGATGGGCGACGGCACCCAGAAAGCCCAGCTCAAGATCCTTCTCAAGGGGGACGTGCAGGGCTCCGTGGAAGCCATCAAGAAGGCCATTATGGACATCCAGTCGGACAAGGTGGAATGCGTCTTCCTGAACGCCTCCGCCGGCCCCATCTCGGAATCGGACGTGCTGCTGGCCTCCTCCTCGGACGCCGTCATCCTGGGCTTCAACGTCAAGGTGGAAGCCAACGCCGTGAAACTGCTCAAGCGGGAAGGCGTGCAGGTGAAGCTTTACTCCATCGTTTACGAACTCATCGACCAGGTGAGGGATGCCATGCTGGGTCTTCTGGAACCGGAAACGCGTGAAACCATCATCGGCCACGCCAAAGTGCTCCAGGTCTTCAAACTCAACAAGGGCCGCGCGGCGGGCTGCATGGTGGAGGACGGAAAAATCCTCCGCAGCTGTGAAGCGCGCGTTATCCGCGACAAGACTCCCGTCTTTGACGGTAAAATGTCCACCCTGCGCCGCTTCCAGGATGAAGTGGAAGAAGTCAAGGCCGGCCTGGAATGCGGCATCCGCCTGGGCGACTTCAACGAATACGAGGCAGGCGACATCATCGAATGCTACACGCTGGAAAAAATCCAGCAAACGCTGTAACCCCAAGCAGGAACCATATAACAGGGATGGACGCCCCTTTCACGCCTCTCCGGGCGTTCAAAGAAGCTCCATCCCTGTCCTTTCTCCCCCATTCTTCCTTCTCCGATTGAACCAATCGGTCCATCCATCACTCTATCCCTTCATATGAGCAGACGCACTGACAAGGTAAATGAACTCCTCCGCCGTGAAATAGGCACCACCATCCAGCGGGACTTTGAATTCCCCGGAACGATTGTCACCGTTATTGAAGTGGAAGTGACGGACGACTTGAAAGAAGGAAAAGTATGGGTAGGCGTCGTAGGAAAAATGTCCCCCGCCCAGGTGCTGGAAAAACTGAACTCCAGGCATGGCCTCATCCAGTCCGCCGTAGCCAAGCGCGTGGTGCTGCGCAACACGCCGCGCCTGTCGTTCCGGCTGGACGACTCCGCCCAGCGCGGCGTTGACCTGGTCAACCTCCTGGAAGACATTGATAAAAACCTTCCCAAAGCCCCTCCGGCCGATCCGGAAAACGGCGAGGAATAAAACCCTGCTGAACAGTAAAAAATCCTCCTTGTCTTTTTGCAAGACAAGGATTTCTTTTTCCGGCTAAAAGCACGGAGGCAATCGCCGTGCCGTGTTTACGGACAGGCAAAACGGCGAAGTGGAATTGGCAGGATGATTTCTTCAGGGGAAATTCTGTAACAGATACAAGGGCCGGGAGGCCCTTGTTCCCAGAGGAACCGTTACCGGGAAACGGGGTGGAATTTATTTCTTCCTTACCTCGTCACCTTCAACCTCAGGAACCGGCGTGCCGGGGCGCTTTCCTCCAGAGCCGCCGTATCACGGAATTCCCCGCGGACACCGGCCGGAGTGACTATTCCTTCATCGGACCATTCCTTCAAGTCGGACGAACTTTCCACACTGAACGCCACATCCGCCGCTTCCGGATTTACCGGCCAGGAAAGCACGAGGTATTTTTTGCCCCCTTCCTCCCGGATCGCCAGCCCCGTCACGCTTCCGCACGGTTTGTTGGGGTCCAGGCCCGTTGCATACTTCATCAGGTTGGTGACCCCGTCTCCGGCGGGACAGGCATCCGGAGCCATCTGGTCCTCCGGCGTTCCGTCCCCGAAGTTGTCCTTTTTCCACTTATCGTACCCTGCCGGGGCCGGAGCCGCGGACTGGGTCAGCGTGAACGTTCTTTCCTCGCCGCCGCACTGGACGGTAACCACGGCCACCCGTTCCGTTTGCTGGGCGTTGGCTTCCATTTGAATGTCCAGCGTGGCAGTTCCGGAGCCTGAAGCCGGCCGGATCGTGACGCAGGCCTGGTCACAGGAGGCCGTCCATGGAAGCTGCGTCTGCACGGTCAGCGTGGTGGAGGCAGCGGCAAACCCTACGGTTTCCTCCGTTTTGTCAATATTGACGGGGTTTACGTATTCATAGCTGAAGGCGCTGGCGGGAATCTCCTGCTTGCTTATTCCCGGCCCCTCCCATTGCATGGTGAGGGCAGAGCCGGAGGCGTGGCCCACATAACCGATGCGGATGGGATGCACCCCCGCCGCAAGCCGGACGGCCTGTACCGCATTGGGCGTGACTTCCGAACCCTGCCGGGCATTGGAGTTGGCTTCCGTGCCCGGCGTATAGGCGTAGTCGGCATCAATGAGCTGCATGCCGTGCAGGTGTACGAAGGCTTTGGATCCCGCGTTGGAATCCGTCTGAAGGTAGAATTTGTACTCCCCTGTAACGGGAACGGTAAGGTAGCCCGTGAGTTCCACCCCCTTTTGAGCGGCGGAACCGGCATTCACGCTGAGAGAAGACACAGCGCCTGTGACAGAGGGAGCCTCTTCCATCTGGCGGAAGTCGGGCACCCAGTCAAAACCACGGTTCCAGTAGCGCATCTTCAGACCTTGCCGGAGATTGGCCGGAGCCGTTGCAGCGGGCACGTCACCGGCATTCAGAGTTCCATTCGTGGAAGGCAGGGAGCGCCGCACAGACAAGGCCCGGGCCTTCATCTTCGCCTGCAAGTCCGGACGGGAGGAGGCGAGATTGGAAGCTTCCTGCGGGTCTTTTTCAGTATCATAAATCTGGAAGTCCTGATCCGTCCCGGAAATGTTGAAACGCACGCCTTTAAGGCCATCCACAAACACGACCTGCTGCAAACCGCGGGGAGAGCTTTTGTGGTGCGACAGGAAGTCCTGATAGGAGGCGCCATTGCCGCCATAGTTATATTCGGAATAAATCAGGCTCTCCTTCTGGCGTTCCGGAACGCCGGCCAGCGTCGGCAGCAGGGAAACGCCGTCGCAACGCGCAGGAACCGCCACGCCCGCCGCATCCGCAAAGGTAGCCATCCAGTCATGGAACTGGCAGGCATTCAGGCTGATGCCGTTGGCAGGAATCACGCCGGGCCAGCGCACCAGGGTGGGCACGCGCATGCCGCCCTCCCAGCAGTCGCGCTTGATGCCGTCCATCATGCCGTAGCTTTGGAAGAAGGCGGGATTCTGCGCCCCCCGCTGGTGCTGCCCGTCCGAACCGCTTTCATTATGAGGTCCGTTGTCGGAGGTAAAGACGATCATCGTGTTGTCATCAATTCCCAAATCCTTGAGCGTTTGAATCAAATCCCCCATCACATCATCCACGCGCCTGATCATGGTGGCGTGGCGTTTCTCCGTCTGGTTGGGGGAGGCGTCATTGATTCCCTCATTGTCCGGATGGATGTAGGTATCCTTGGAGAAGGTTCCTTCCACCCCGGCCGCTGCCGCCCGCTGCGCCGTAGCCGTGTTGGAGGCTTCATACCCGTCCTCATTCCCGGCCACCCACTGCAAGCCTCCCTTGAGGCCCGGTTTGGGGGGATAGGCGCACGCGGGCACCGCCAGGGAACCGTGCGGAGCGGGGAAGGCCAGGTACAGGAAGAAGGGCTGGGTGGCCGATTTGGCATGGTGGTCCACGATCCACTGCTTGGCGCGCGCGCCGAACAGGTCCGTGTCATAAGCCGTATCCGGAACCTTGTTCGTCACATTGGCGAAGGCGGGGGAAGAGGCGCCGTCATTGTATTCGTAAATGTTCTTGGATTCCGTGATGTAGTGGTAGTGCCCCGTCAGGTGCTCCATAATCCCGTAAAAGTAATCGAATCCGCGTTCGTTGGGGCGGGCATACAAGCCGGACGGCCCCTGCCCGTAGCCGCCGATGCCCCATTTGCCGACAGCCGCCGTATGGTACCCGGCGCCTTTCAGCACCGTGGCCAGCGTGTGGGAGTTTTCTATGGGATAATCAAAGCTGTTGTTGCGGATAACGCGGGAATGGCCCTGGTGCACCCCCAGCAGCAGGGAGGCGCGGGCCGGAGCGCAAACGGGCGCGGCGCTGTAATGGCGCCGCAATTGCATCCCTTCCGTCGCCATGGAATTCAGCTGCGGCGTCTTGAAGCTGTTGCGCCGCGTCACCGTTCTTCCGTTCTTGTCCTGATGGTTCCAGTTTTCTTCCAGGTCGCCCCAGCCCATGTCATCCACCAGCACGAAGATGATATTGGGCCTGGCCCCGGAAACATGCCCCGGCATGGCCGGCTTTTCCGCCACATCCGTCTGAAGCGTCAGCAATTTGGCCGCCTCATCATAATTCCATGAAACCGCCCCTTTCGGCAGTTCCTTCACGGTGATGGAGGCGGTCGTTTCCGGCTTGAACTGCACGCCCAGCGTATGCCTGCCCGGCCACGCGGCAATGAGATCTTCAAAAGAGGAATCAAACAGGACAACGTATTCCCGCGCCTGCAGGGAGGGGCTCTCCGGCTGTACGGCTGACTTTTGCGGCACGCCGTCCAGCACGGATACATGGACGCGCCCCAGCGTCAGGGAAGAGCTGGGCAGGGAAATGTCCCCCTCCACGGAAAGAGCGCCTCCGGGCGCATAAGTGATCGTCCCCGGAAACGTGCCGCTGCCGCCCAGCGTGCAGCTCCCCTGCACCACCAGGTCCACCGCCGGAATCTCCCCGTCAAAATGGATGGAGGAGTTGTTCAGCGTAATCGTTACATTCCTGCCCACGTTCCGGATTTCCCCCGCCTTGACGTGCCGGTCCGTATAAGTCACCCGGGCGTCATCCAGAATCGTCTGTTTCAGCGTCCCCTTGTCACCGGTAATGCCGGATGAGCCGGAAAGCGTCACATTCCCGTCCACTCCAGTTTCCGCCAGGTCCAGCGTGGAATTTTCCAGCGCAAATTCCGTGTTCGCGCCGATGTTCCATTGGCCGGACGCCTTGGCAGAGGTTCCGGAAAAAGTCACGGAGGCCTTCTCCTGCGTCACCAGGGAGCCCTGGTACAGGGACATGCCCTCCAGCCGCCCGGCGTCTTCCACCGTAATCGTATTGCTCATGCCCCGGTCCGCCAGGTCCAGCGTGGGCATTCCCTTCCCGGCATTCATTACAAAACCGATGAGGCCGGAAATATTATTCAGCAGCATTCCTTCTCCAATGCGCACGGCTCCCCCTCCCGTCACCGTCACGCGCCGCGGAGCATCATTTTCAGAAGTCAGGGAATACAATCCTCCGGAGGGAGCTCCATCGTCCTGCCCCACATAAAAACAGCGGCCTTCTGCCACATTCCACTCCTGGTCGGCGGCTACGCGCAGCTGCGCAATCCCGAAATCCGCATTATAACCGCCCGTGCTCGTGTTTTCCACGGTAATGCCGCCCGTCTCCACGCGCAGATATACGCCGGAAGAAGTATTCAACACGAAGAGCTGGACCTTTCCTCCCGGCTGATTGTTAACTCCCGCCACCCGGATTCCTTTCAAATACCGTCCTCCGGACCCCAACCCGCCTATATTGGTCATGCCAGCCGAGTCTGTCCCGTTCGTGACCATCCAATGCGTGTAGGCGGAGGCCGACGCGCCGGGAGCAGCCGCCGGCGCGCTTCCGTTCAGAGCCCAGTTTGACAAGTTCGACCAGGGAGACGCCGCCCCTTTCCAGACATATTCATCGGCGGCAGACCTGGCTGGCGCGAGAAATAATAAAGAAGGAACAAGAACAGATAAGAAACGGTACAGGAACATGGCAAGCTGGCGGAAAAGTGATTCAAGAGGCATCAGGCTAAAGAACAAACTGCCTGAGGAATCATGTTGATTACTGATATTAAATATTAAAAAGTGTTAGATTCTGCTAACTGAAAATAAAAAAGCCGCCAATTTCAAAAAACGGACGGCTTGATCAAATGTTTCAGGAGCATGGACTTAAAGTCTGCGGCGGCGCATCATCAGCGCAGCCAGCCCCAGAAGACCCAGGGAGGCCGTGGCAGGTTCGGGAACCACCAAATCACCGTTAATCTGAATTCCCGAAAGCCCGGCAAAGCAGCCCTTGTTATAAGCGCTGTTATTGGAAGCCGTGATGGTGATGGTCAGGGATTCCCCGGCTTTCAGCAGAAAATCATCGTACGTGTGGCTTCCCGTATGAATGCCGGTCCATGCGCCGGTGGAACCATTGGCGGCGGTGGAACCGTTATAGGTCAGCGTCTGGTCCGGCTGCCCGTCAATGGAGAGAGTCATATCGACAGGTTTGTTGAAATTGCCTTCATATCCGCCCACATAACCATTATTGGCTATACCGCCACCGCCATTCTGGGCAGCCCCCGCACCCGTGAACCCGACCATGGACAAGTCAATGGAAGATATCAGCATGTCGTGGGAACCGGTATTGGTGAATGTGAAGGAAACGCTCCATGTATTGTTTCCGGCGCCTCCCACATTGGCATTGGGAGAAAACACGGAGGCCGGAATGGAACCTGAGGCCAGGAGGTCATTGCCCGAGGTGCTCTTGCTGAAATCGTCAGAACTGATCGAGGTGGAGGAAGTGAGCCCTACATCGGATGTCGTGTTCACCGTGACGGTATCCAGGGAAGTGCCGGTCCGGTTAAAAGTAGTGGAACACAACACCGCAGCCTGGGAAACTGCTGTTCCAAAAGTCAGGGAGGCAATGATTATCAATGATTTCTTCATAACTAGGAGAGGTTGGATGAAAGCAACCTTTATCCCTTAGCGGATTGCCAATCCGAAGTCAACAATAAATGATAAAAACAAGATGTTTAGGAAGATAAACGCCCAGGGGCGTTTTCTGATGAGAGTTTCTTTTTTGGGAATTTTAAATCGTTGTAAAATTCCTAATGCCAGATTTTTATGCATAAAAATGGCACATCGGATTTCTTTTTCGGATTGGCAATCCGTTCCGTATTTTTTTCTCTTTCACTAACGGCTTGCCAGAAGAGAGGAGAACAGTTAAGTTCCCCGAACGGACAGCCTGTCCATGAGATGGCTGGACCTTTTTCCAACATGAACGGTTACTGCTACTTCATTCTGGGGATATTGATCCTGGCGGCCGGTTATTTCACCTACGGGCGGGTGCTGGAAAAGATTTTCCGGCCGGACGCCTCGCGGCAGACTCCCGCCGTGGCCTGCACGGACGGCGTGGATTACGTGGTGATGCCGCGCTGGCGCGTGTTCCTGATTCAGTTGCTGAACATTGCGGGGCTGGGCCCTATCTTCGGCGCCGTCATGGGCGTGCTGTACGGGCCGGCCGCGCTCCTGTGGATCGTCATCGGCTGCATCTTCGGCGGAATGGTGCACGATTACTTTTCCGGCATGATTTCCCTGCGCCACAAGGGGGAAAACCTGCCGGAAATCCTGGGCCGCTACCTGGGCAGCCAGGCCCAGTGGATCAGCCGCGCCGTCTGCATCGTGTTCAGCGTGCTGGTGGGCGTCGTCTTCGCCGTGGGCCCCGCCGCCATCCTGGCCCCCATGACTGGCTGGAGCGTTTCTGCATGGGTGTGGATCATCTTCGGCTACTACTTTCTGGCGACCATCCTTCCCATCCAAGCCATCATGGGAAAGGTGTATCCCCTTTTCTCCGTCGCCCTGATCATCATGGTCGTGGGCATTCTGGGCGTGATGCTCCTGGCTCCCTTTGCGGAATTCATGCCGTACTGGATGCACATTCCTTCTATGGAAGTGCTCCCGGACCTGGACTTCTTCCATAACCGCCACCCGGCGGATTTCCCGCTCTTCCCCGTGATGTTCATCACCATCGCCTGCGGAGCGGTGAGCGGCTTCCACGCCACGCAGTCCCCGCTGATGGCGCGCTGCCTGAAAACGGAGCAGGAAGGACTGCCCGTCTTCGGCGGAGCCATGATTACGGAAGGAATCATCGCCTTCATATGGGCGGCCGCCGCGCTGACCTTCTACGGCACCCCGGAAGCCCTGGGAGCGGCTACCGCCAACGGAAAGGCCCCGGCGCTGGCCATCCAGATGATTTCCGAATCCTGGATGGGCCACGTCGGCTCCATCCTGGTCATGGTCGGCGTGGTCATCCTCCCCATCAGCACGGGGGACGGCGCCCTGCGGGTCACGCGCCTGATGATTGCGGATTGCTTCAAGCTGAACCAGGAGCAACTGAGCCGCCGCCTGATGATCGCCATCCCCCTCTTTGCCGCAGCCATTGCCGTAAGCAGCATGGACTACGCCATCATCTGGCAGTACTTCGGCTGGGCCAACCAGCTCCTGGCCGCCGCCACCCTCTGGGCCGTCTCCATTTACCTGCGCAGCAAAAACCGCTGCTGCTGGACGGCCGCCGTTCCCGCCGCCTTCCTGAGCCTGGTGGTGCTCCAGTACCTGTTCTCCAGCCCGGAAATGTGCGGGTTCAGTTATGAAGCTTCCCTGGTCTGCAGCGTCCTGCTCGTGGCCGTCATCGGCGTGCTGTGCCTGTTCCGCGGCTCCGGACTGGAAAAAGCGGAGGAGCCCAACCTGTAATTTCATGAACCCCAGCCCCCATACGCCCGGAAACGCCGGCAAGGTTCCATGGGGAGCCTTCTGGCGACTCGTGCTGATCCAGGCGCAGAATTCCTTTAATGAAAAGGGGGCGCAATTCCTGCTCATTCCCCTGGGCGTCTGGCTGTACGGCACGCAGGGAGACCTGGAATACCCGCTTGGGGCCATCATCGTGCTGCCCTTCATCCTGTTTTCCCCGTTCGTCGGCTGGCTCTCGGACCGTTTCTGCAAGGCGCGCATCATCCAGTCCATGGCGCTGCTCCAGATCTGCGTGCTGGCGGGCATGTACTGGAGCCTGCGTACCCATAACCTGGACGGGGCCATCCTGTGGTTCTGCGTCTTTGCCGTGCAGGCCACCATCTTCAGCCCGTCCAAGAAGGGCATCGTCAAGGACATCGTGGGCACCTCCCGCATGGGGTTCGCCAGCGGCATTGTGGAAATGGCTTCCATCCTCAGCCTGCTCATCGGCCAGATCGGCGTTTTCGTCTGGTTCCGCTACCTGCTGGAGCCTTCCACGGATACCGTCTGGCACCACTGGCTGGGGGAAGGCTTCTTCCAGTGGTTTGACGCCTGGCTGAAACCCTCCGGCCTCAACGACGGCTGGTATGCCGCCTCCTTCCCCTGCCTGGTGTTCCTGCTGATGGCCGTTCCCGTGGCGATTTCCAGCTTCTACCTGCCCCGGTACGCTCCGGAGGGTTTCCGGCCCTTCTCCTGGTCCCTGTTTTACGAACACTTCCACCAACTGGGCAAGCTGTGGAAAAACCGCAACCTGCGCGTCAGCGAGATGGGCATCGGCTACTTCTGGTTCTTCGGCGGCACGATCATGCTGATGACCATCCAGATGGCCAAGGAAATCTCCGGCGGCAGCGACGATTTCAGCTCCGTGGGAGCCGTGCTGATGGCCTGGATGAGCGGAGGAACCGTGCTGGGGGGCATCCTGGCCTCCCTGATCTGCCGCCGCCACATCCGGATGAACGTCTCCGTGGCGGGAGGCGCGCTGATGGCGCTGAGCTGCGTGGCCCTCTCTACGGTCTCCATGACTTCCACGGTCTTTTATGCTCTGCTGATGGCGGCGGGCATCTCCGCCGCACTGTTCCTGGTGCCGCTGAACGCCTTCTTCCAGGACCGGGCGGACAACGACAAGCGCGGGGACATGATTGCCGCCGGCAACCTGGTGGACTGCGTGCTGGGACTGATGGCCGTCGGATTCCAATACGCCATGATGCTGGTGATTCCCCCCTCCTGGCAATTCGTCGTCATGGGAATCCTGAGCCTCGGCATGGCGTGGGTGATCTTCCGTTTTTCCCGCGTGGCGCCGGGCGCAAGATAAAATGTACTGGCAATCAGGCAGTAATCTTTAAAAATCCTCCTTTTAAAGAAAAACCTTTCCCTCCTTCCGCGCACCCTGCGCCATTCTCCCGTCAGGGCGCGCGATTTACTTGCAAACCCGCTTTTATTCAGGCAACATAGGGGGGAAAACAAGAAGCTATGAAAAAGTATCTTACCCTTCTGTTGTGTTCCCTGTGCGCCCTGGCGGGCTTCACCGCCTCTGCGGCATCCACTGCTGGCCTCAAGGACGTCAATATCGTCATCTCCACCACCAAGGGGGACATTGAACTGGCCCTTTACCCCTCCAAGGCGCCCGTCACCGTAGCCAATTTCCTGAACCTCATCAACAGGGGCTACTACAAGGGAATCTCCTTCCACCGCGTGATTCCGGACTTCATGATCCAGGGCGGCGACCCCACCGGCACGGGCATGGGAGGCCCCGGCTACAGCTTTGAAGACGAGTTTTCCCCGGACCTCAAGCATGATGGCCCCGGCGTGCTTTCCATGGCGAACGCGGGACCCGGCACCAACGGCTCCCAATTCTTCATCACCCACGTTGCCACGCCTCATCTGGACGGCCGCCATACGGTTTTCGGGAAGGTGCTGAAAGGCCAGGCCATCGTCAACTCCATCGTCCGGGGAGACAAGATCAAGGACATCCGCATTCTGGACAAGAACGCCGCGGCCGCCGTGCTGAAGGCGGAAGCCGCCCGCGTGGCCCAGTGGAACAAGGCGCTGGACGCCGCCAAATAAACCGGGAGCAATCAACGGCATGAATATTCTCAGGCGGTTCATCAACCAGGTCTTCACTCCGCAGAAAGTGGAGGCCACGCCGGAGAACGTCGCCAAATGGGAAAAAAAAGCGCCCGGATGGACCATCCGCTGCAACCGCTGCGGCCTGGAGGAACCCTTCGGGAAATACGGCATCCTTTACAAATCGGCAGGCAGGAAAAGGAACTTTGCCCGCTGTCCCCGCTGCCGCAAATGGTCGTGGCTCGTCATTTCCGGAAAAACGGCATGAAACAACCCCGTATTCATCATCAAGCGACTCTAAAAATCCATCCACCAACCATTCATTTTTATGAAAACACTCATTAAAAACGCACGCATCATCTCCCCCGGCATTGACCTGCCCGGGGCTGCCGTGGAAATCGAAGGCAAGACCATCA
This portion of the Akkermansia massiliensis genome encodes:
- a CDS encoding carbon starvation protein A, producing the protein MAGPFSNMNGYCYFILGILILAAGYFTYGRVLEKIFRPDASRQTPAVACTDGVDYVVMPRWRVFLIQLLNIAGLGPIFGAVMGVLYGPAALLWIVIGCIFGGMVHDYFSGMISLRHKGENLPEILGRYLGSQAQWISRAVCIVFSVLVGVVFAVGPAAILAPMTGWSVSAWVWIIFGYYFLATILPIQAIMGKVYPLFSVALIIMVVGILGVMLLAPFAEFMPYWMHIPSMEVLPDLDFFHNRHPADFPLFPVMFITIACGAVSGFHATQSPLMARCLKTEQEGLPVFGGAMITEGIIAFIWAAAALTFYGTPEALGAATANGKAPALAIQMISESWMGHVGSILVMVGVVILPISTGDGALRVTRLMIADCFKLNQEQLSRRLMIAIPLFAAAIAVSSMDYAIIWQYFGWANQLLAAATLWAVSIYLRSKNRCCWTAAVPAAFLSLVVLQYLFSSPEMCGFSYEASLVCSVLLVAVIGVLCLFRGSGLEKAEEPNL
- a CDS encoding PEP-CTERM sorting domain-containing protein → MKKSLIIIASLTFGTAVSQAAVLCSTTFNRTGTSLDTVTVNTTSDVGLTSSTSISSDDFSKSTSGNDLLASGSIPASVFSPNANVGGAGNNTWSVSFTFTNTGSHDMLISSIDLSMVGFTGAGAAQNGGGGIANNGYVGGYEGNFNKPVDMTLSIDGQPDQTLTYNGSTAANGSTGAWTGIHTGSHTYDDFLLKAGESLTITITASNNSAYNKGCFAGLSGIQINGDLVVPEPATASLGLLGLAALMMRRRRL
- a CDS encoding sulfatase-like hydrolase/transferase, translating into MTNIGGLGSGGRYLKGIRVAGVNNQPGGKVQLFVLNTSSGVYLRVETGGITVENTSTGGYNADFGIAQLRVAADQEWNVAEGRCFYVGQDDGAPSGGLYSLTSENDAPRRVTVTGGGAVRIGEGMLLNNISGLIGFVMNAGKGMPTLDLADRGMSNTITVEDAGRLEGMSLYQGSLVTQEKASVTFSGTSAKASGQWNIGANTEFALENSTLDLAETGVDGNVTLSGSSGITGDKGTLKQTILDDARVTYTDRHVKAGEIRNVGRNVTITLNNSSIHFDGEIPAVDLVVQGSCTLGGSGTFPGTITYAPGGALSVEGDISLPSSSLTLGRVHVSVLDGVPQKSAVQPESPSLQAREYVVLFDSSFEDLIAAWPGRHTLGVQFKPETTASITVKELPKGAVSWNYDEAAKLLTLQTDVAEKPAMPGHVSGARPNIIFVLVDDMGWGDLEENWNHQDKNGRTVTRRNSFKTPQLNSMATEGMQLRRHYSAAPVCAPARASLLLGVHQGHSRVIRNNSFDYPIENSHTLATVLKGAGYHTAAVGKWGIGGYGQGPSGLYARPNERGFDYFYGIMEHLTGHYHYITESKNIYEYNDGASSPAFANVTNKVPDTAYDTDLFGARAKQWIVDHHAKSATQPFFLYLAFPAPHGSLAVPACAYPPKPGLKGGLQWVAGNEDGYEASNTATAQRAAAAGVEGTFSKDTYIHPDNEGINDASPNQTEKRHATMIRRVDDVMGDLIQTLKDLGIDDNTMIVFTSDNGPHNESGSDGQHQRGAQNPAFFQSYGMMDGIKRDCWEGGMRVPTLVRWPGVIPANGISLNACQFHDWMATFADAAGVAVPARCDGVSLLPTLAGVPERQKESLIYSEYNYGGNGASYQDFLSHHKSSPRGLQQVVFVDGLKGVRFNISGTDQDFQIYDTEKDPQEASNLASSRPDLQAKMKARALSVRRSLPSTNGTLNAGDVPAATAPANLRQGLKMRYWNRGFDWVPDFRQMEEAPSVTGAVSSLSVNAGSAAQKGVELTGYLTVPVTGEYKFYLQTDSNAGSKAFVHLHGMQLIDADYAYTPGTEANSNARQGSEVTPNAVQAVRLAAGVHPIRIGYVGHASGSALTMQWEGPGISKQEIPASAFSYEYVNPVNIDKTEETVGFAAASTTLTVQTQLPWTASCDQACVTIRPASGSGTATLDIQMEANAQQTERVAVVTVQCGGEERTFTLTQSAAPAPAGYDKWKKDNFGDGTPEDQMAPDACPAGDGVTNLMKYATGLDPNKPCGSVTGLAIREEGGKKYLVLSWPVNPEAADVAFSVESSSDLKEWSDEGIVTPAGVRGEFRDTAALEESAPARRFLRLKVTR